AGCAGCTGGCGGTAGATGCCATTGAGCCGGGTGATCTCGGTGGCGCGGTTGGCCTTGAGCCGCGCCCAGTCAAACGTGGGGTGCGCCACCTGCCAGCCAAAGCCGGCAGCCTCTTCAAAGGCCTCGGCATAGCCCGCCGCAAAGCTGTAGAGCTTTTTGGGAATGCAGCCCACGTTCACGCAGGTGCCGCCCAGGGCCCCCACCTCGGCCAGCGCCACCCGGGCACCGCGCTGGGCCGCCATGCGGGCGGCGCGCACGCCACCACTGCCGCCACCTACCACCAAAAGATCCAACTGGAACGAAGACATAGAAGTTTCCTTTACGGTGAACAGGGCATTCACCCATCTTATGCGCTATTAAATATATAGCTCCTGCCGCACACGGTAACTGCGCCATCCCCCTTTTTGGGGACGCTGCCGCAAAGACCCCACCAGAAACCGCAATAATGGAAGGAATCCAATCCCATCCCGAAAGTCTTCCGTGAAATTTGCCCTGACCACCGCCGCGTTCTGCCTGCTTGCCTCTACCGCATCCTGGGCCCAAACCAATGACGCAGCCACGGCCGCCAAAGAGCCCGGTGCCACCGTCACCCCCAGCGGCTTGGTGTACCGCTCCCTGAAAGACGGCACCGGTGCCAGCCCCAGTGCCACGGACAAGGTCAAGGTGCACTACCGCGGCACCTTCCTCGACGGCAAGGAGTTCGACAGCTCGTACAAACGCAACGAACCGATCGAGTTCCCGCTAAACGGCGTGATCAAGTGCTGGACCGAAGGCGTGCAGAAAATGAAGGTCGGCGGCAAGGCCAAACTCACCTGCCCCCCGGCCATCGCCTATGGCGAACGCGGCGCGGGCGGCGTAATTCCGGCCAATGCGACCCTGCAGTTCGAAGTGGAACTGCTGGGCATCAACGGTAAATAGTTTCTCTACACGCATTTCTGGACTTCCCATGGCACCGAACCGACCCAGCGCTTCCAACTTTGGAGCGTCCAATTTCTCGACTTCCCAAACGGGGGAGCTGTCCAGCTTTGGCAGCCGGAGCCCCAGTGCGGCGCACGACCAGATCGCCTTCATTGGCGGCGGCAACATGGCCAGCGCCATCATTGGCGGGCTGGTCAAAAAAGGCGTGCCCGCCAACCGCATTGTGGTGGTGGAGCCCTGGGCCGACGCGCGCGCCAAGCTGCTGGCCGACTTTGCCATTACCGCCCAGGAAATGCCCGGCCCGGCCCTGGACCAGGCCCGCACCGTGGTGTGGGCCGTGAAGCCGCAGATGTTCAAGGACGCGGCACTGCAATCCCGCTTCCACACCAAGAACGCGCTGCACCTGAGCGTGGCCGCGGGCATCCGCAGCGACAGCATCGCCCACTGGCTGGGCACCGACCGCATCGTGCGCGCCATGCCCAACACCCCGGCACTGATCGGCAAAGGCATGACGGCCCTGTACGCCCGGCCCGCCGTGTCGGAAGCCGACCGCAAGCTGATCGACAAAGTGCTGGCCGCCACCGGCGAAACCCTCTGGGTGGGCGAAGAAGTGCAGCTGGATGCCGTAACGGCCTTGTCCGGCTCCGGCCCGGCCTATGTGTTCTTGTTCATCGAAGCCATGACCCAGGCCGGTGCCGACATGGGCCTGAGCCGCGACCAGGCGCACAAGCTGGCGGTGGGCACGTTTGTGGGCGCATCCGCCCTGGCCCGCCAGTCCAAAGAGCCGCCCGAAATTTTGCGCCAGCGCGTCACCTCCAAAGGCGGCACCACCTTTGCTGCGATCACCTCGATGGAGCAGGACGGCATCAAGAACATCATCATGCGTGCCGTGCACGCCGCCAAGCACCGCGCCCGCGAACTCGGCGACGAATTTGGAGACTGAAGGCAAAAACCCCCGGGCGGCGACGCTGCGGGGGTTCATGATTCGAGGTCTTTAAGCCTTTTGGGCCTCTAGCGCTGATGGAATGGGCGAGAGCAGCTACTTAAAGCATAGCACCCGCCATTTTAAGAACTACGCCGTGGCCAGTTGCCCGTGCGGGTCAATGACAAACTTCTTCGGCACGCCAGCATCGAACTCGGCGTAGCCGGTGGGGGCCTGGTCCAGGGTAATGACCTGCACACCCACGATGTCGGCGATGTGGATGCGGTCCCACAAAATCGCCTGCATCAGCGCCCGGTTGTACTTCATCACCGGGGTCTGGCCGGTGTGGAAGCTGTGCGACTTGGCCCAGCCCAGGCCGAAGCGCAGGCTCAAAGCGCCGCTCTTGGCGGCCTTGTCCACACCACCTGGATCGTCCGTCACGTACAGACCGGGGATGCCGATCTTGCCCGCGGCGCGGGTGATTTCCATCAGCGAATTCAGCACGGTGGCAGGGGCTTCGCCTTGCGAACCGGCGTGTCCATGGCCCCGGGCTTCGAAGCCGACGGCATCGATGGCGCTATCGACCTCGGGCGTGCCCAGGATGGCGGCGATCTGGTCGGCCAGCGTCACGTCTTGCGACAGGTCCACCGTCTCGAAGCCCACCTTGCGCGCATGCGCCAGGCGCACCGGGTTCACGTCGCCCACGATGACCACCGCCGCACCCAGCAGGCGCGCCGAGGCGGCTGCCGCCAGGCCGACCGGGCCGGCACCGGCCACGTACACCGTGCTGCCCGGGCCGACCCCGGCGGTCACTGCGCCGTGGTAGCCGGTGGGCAGGATGTCGGACAGGCAGGTCAGGTCGCGGATTTTTTCCATCGCGCGGTCGCGGTCAGGGAACTTCAGCAGATTGAAATCGGCGTACGGCACCATCACAAACTCGGCCTGGCCGCCGATCCAGCCGCCCATGTCCACATAGCCGTAGGCACCGCCTGCGCGCGAGGGGTTGACGTTCAGGCACACGCCGGTGTGCTGCTCCTTGCAGGTGCGGCAGCGGCCACAGGCCACATTGAAGGGCACGGAGACGATGTCACCCTTTTTGAGGGTCTCTACATCGCGGCCCAGTTCCACAATTTCACCCGTGATTTCATGGCCCAGCACCAGGCCGGACTGGGCGGTGGTGCGGCCGCGCACCATGTGCTGGTCGGAGCCGCAGATGTTGGTGGTCAGCACGCGCAGAATCACGCCGTGCTCTGCCGCCTGGCCCAGCGGGTTGAGGAGTTTGGGGAACGGGATGGATTGCACCTCGACGTGGCCCTGGCCTACGTATACGACACCTCGGTTGCTTGACATGGGTTTTGTCTCCTTGTTTGCCAATGGAATGTGGGGGACTTGCGCAGCTCCTCACGAGGGGCCAGCAAGCCAGCATCTTGGAACAAGATCGACGCGGCACTGGTCAAATTGCGACACCGTTCTGTATTTGCCGACCGGGTGCGGGTAAGCACTTAGGCCACCCAGCTTTACAAGGGCTTTGCCGCGCTGCTATTCCCGCGACCGGTGGCTTATGTAAAGTGGGCACTGGCTTTTTTTCCAGCATCCCTTCTCCACCACCCCATGCCCAAGCACAAAATTCTGCGTTATGCCCTCCTGGCCCTGGCCCTGCTGGTGGTGGCCGTCGCCACCAAGCTGCTGTTTTTCCCCGCCGCCAAAAAGCCCGACTTTGTGACTGCCACCGCCGCCCTGGCCGATCTGGAGCAGGCGGTACTGGCCACCGGCACGGTACAGGCCTTCAAGCAGGTGAGCGTGGGCGCGCAGGCTTCCGGGCAGATCAAGTCACTCAAGGTGGCGCTGGGCGATACCGTCAAAAAAGGCCAGTTGGTGGCAGAAATCGACTCGCTCACCCAGCAAAACAACCTGCGCACCACCGAGGCCGCGCTGGCCAACGTGCAGGCCCAGTTGCTGGTGCAGAAAGCCACGCTCAAACAGGCCGAACTGACCTACCAGCGCGAGAAAACCCTGCTGGCCGCCGATGCCAGCGCCCGCGCCACCTTCGAAGCCGCCGATGCCGCCCTGCAAACCGCCCGGGCCCAGGTCGGCGCGGCGCAGTCGCAGATCACCCAGGCCCAGATTGCCGTCAGCACCGCGCGGCTAAACCTTGGCTACACGCAGATTCTGGCCCCCATCGACGGTGTGGTGGTGGCCCTGGTGGCGCAGGAGGGCCAGACGGTCAACGCCAACCAGAGCACGCCCACCATCATCAAGCTGGCGCGGCTGGACACCATCACCGTGAAGGCGCAGATTTCCGAAGCCGACGTGGTGCGCGTCAAGCCGGGCCAAAAGGTCTACTTCACCATCCTCGGCGCGCCCGACAAGCGCTACACCACCACCCTGCGCACGGTGGAGCCCGCGCCCGACTCCATCCTCACCGAAACCACCGCCGCCACCACCACCACCAGTGCCAGCGCCATCTACTACAACGGCCTGCTCGACGTGCCCAACCCCGAGGGCCTGCTTCGGATTTCGATGACGGCGCAGGTCAACATCGTGCTCAGCGAAGCCAAGCAGGTGCTGAGCATCCCGTCGGCCGCGCTGGGCGAACGCGACCGCGAGGGCCGCAGCACCGTGCGGGTGGTAGACAGCGCGGGCCAGGCCACGCCGCGCCGCGTCAAGGTGGGCCTGAACAACAACGTCAACGCCCAGATTCTGGACGGCCTGGCCGTGGGCGACCGCGTGGTGGTGGGCGAAGCGTCTGCCGCCAGTGCCACGGGCAGCAGCACGGGCAGCACCCGCATGCGCCCGCCCCCGGGGCTGTGAGCATGGACACCACCGCCGCCAGCCCGCTGCTGGAAATCACCGCCCTGCGGCGCGAGTTCCCGGCAGGCGAGGAAACCATTGCCGTCCTGAAAGACGTGAACCTGCAGATCCGTGCGGGCGAGATGATCGCCATCGTCGGGGCCTCCGGCTCGGGCAAGTCCACGCTGATGAACATCCTGGGTTGCCTGGACCGGCCCACCACCGGCTCCTACCGCGTGGCCGGGCGTGAAACCGGCCAGCTGGATGCCGATGCGCTGGCCGAGCTGCGGCGCGAACACTTTGGCTTCATCTTCCAGCGCTACCACCTGCTGGGCGACCTGAGCGCGCTGGGCAATGTGGAAGTGCCCGCCATCTACGCAGGCAAAGACAGCGCCGCCCGCCACGAGCGCGCCGCCGCCCTGCTGGGCCGCCTGGGCATGGCCGACCGCATGCGCCACAAGCCCGGCCAGCTCTCCGGCGGCCAGCAGCAGCGGGTGAGCATTGCGCGCGCGCTGATGAACGGCGGCAGCGTGATCCTGGCGGATGAGCCCACCGGCGCGCTCGACAAGAACAGCGGTGCCGAGGTGATGAAGATCCTGCAGGAACTGCACGCCGAGGGCCACACCATCATTTTGGTGACGCACGACATGCAGGTGGCCGAACACGCCCAGCGCATCATCGAGATCAGCGACGGCGAGATCATTGCCGACCGCCAAACCCAGCCCCCCCGTGCCGCCCCCGCCTTGCCCGCGCCCCCTGCGGGCCACGCAGGCTGGGCGGCGGCCTGGGGCCGCTTCACCGAGGCCTTCCGCATGGCCGTGCTGGCCCTGCGCGCGCACCCGCTGCGCAGCTTTTTGACCATGCTGGGCATCATCATTGGCATTGCCTCGGTGGTGTCGGTGGTGGCGCTGGGCGAGGGCTCGCGGCTGCAGGTGCTGAAGAACATCAGCTCCATCGGCACCAACACCATCGAGGTTTTTTCCGGCACCGGCTTTGGCGACCAGCGCGCGGGCCGGGTGCGCACCCTGGTGCCGGCCGATGCCGACGCGCTGGCCCAGCAGGTGTACGTGGACAGCGTCACGCCCACCGTCTCCAGCTCGGCCACGCTGCGCTTTGGCAATGTGGCGGTGACCGGCAACATCAATGGCGTGGGCGAGCAGTACTTCCGCGTCAAGGGCGTGAAGCTGGCCCAGGGGCGCTTTTTCAATGCCGCCAGCATTGCCAATCTGGCGCAAGAGGTGGTGATCGACGACAACAGCCGCAAACAGCTGTTCCCCACCAACCCCAACCCGGTGGGCCAGGTGGTATTGCTGGGCAGCGTGCCGTTTCGAGTGGTGGGTGTGGCGCAGAAAAGCGAATCCGGCTTTGGCAATGCCGAGGCCTTGAACGTCTACATCCCCTACACCGCCGCCATGCGCCGGGTGCTGGGCCAGGCCTACCTGCGCTCCATCACCGTGCGCGTCAGCGACGATGCCTCGTCCAAGGCCGCCGAGGCCGGGGTCACCCGCCTGCTCAAACAGCGCCACGGCGTGACGGACTTCTATGTGCTCAACACCGACACCATCCGCCAGACGATTGAAAGCACCACCCAGGTGCTGACCCTGCTGATCTCGGCCATCGCGCTGATCTCGCTGGTGGTGGGCGGCATCGGGGTGATGAACATCATGCTGGTGTCGGTCACCGAGCGCACCGGCGAAATCGGCGTGCGCATGGCCGTGGGGGCGCGCCAGAGCGACATCCGCCAGCAGTTCCTGATCGAAGCCGTGCTGGTCTGCCTGGTGGGTGGGCTGCTGGGCATTGCCTTGTCGCTGGCCATCGGCTGGGGCTTCAGCCTGCTGGGCACCAGCTTCCAGATGGTCTATTCCACCAACTCCATGGTGGCGGCCTTTGCCTGCTCCACCCTGATCGGCGTGGTGTTTGGCTTCTTGCCCGCCCGCAACGCCGCCCAGCTCAACCCGGTCGAGGCCCTGGCCCGCGAATGATGTTTATGCTGCACTCCAAAACCACCCTGCTCTACGCGTTATTGCTCTCTGGCTGCGCCAGCCTGCAAACCCCGTACACCGCACCCGTCACCCAGGTGCCCGCGCAGTGGCAATACGCCAGCGCCACCACGGCCATGGGCAGCGACCCGTGGTGGACCCGCTTCAACGACCCGGTGCTCAACCAACTGGTCGAACAGGCCCTGCTGCGCAACAACAACCTGGCCGCCGCCACCATCCGGGTGCGCCAGGCCCAGTTGCAGGCCGGGCTGGCCGAAAACCGGCCCAACTTCAGCGGCAGCCTCAACACCAGCGCCAGCCGCGCCCTGGAGGGCAACGCCAGCACCGCCCGCAGCAGCGGTGCCAGCCTGGGCGCAAGCTACGAGATCGACCTGTGGAACAAGCTGGGCAGCCAGCGCGACGTGGCCTTGTGGGAAGCCCGCGCCACCGAACAAGACCGGGCGGCGACCGCCCTGGCCCTGGTCGGCACCACGGCGCAGCTCTACTGGCAACTGGGCTACCTGCACCAGCGCCGGGCCGCCAACCAAAGCAACATTGCCAACGCCGAAAAAACCCTGCAGCTGGTGCAAGCCCAGGCCAATGCCGGGGCTGTGGGCGGGCTGGAGCTGGCCGAGGCCCGGCAAAGCCTGCTGGCCCTGCAGGCCAGCGACACCACCCTGCAGCAGCAGGCCGTGGCCGCCAGCACCGCGCTGGCACTGCTGTTCGACGCCACCCCCGGCAGCCCCCCGGCCCAGCCGCAGACCCTACCCCAAAGCCCGCTGCCCGAGGTGGCCGCTGGCCTGCCCGCCGAGCTGCTGGCCCGCCGCCCCGACCTGCGCGCCGCCGAGCTGCGCCTGCGCGAGAGCCACGCGACCATCGCCGCCACCCGCGCCAGCTACTACCCGGCCTTGACGCTGACCGGCGCACTCGGCACGTCCAGCACCTCGCTGCTGAACCTGCTGAGCAACCCCGTGGCCAGCCTGGGCCTGGGCCTCAGCCTGCCGTTTTTGAACCAGAAAGAGATGGACCTGAACATCCAGGTGGCCCAGGCGCAAAGCGAGGCGGCGGTGGTCAATTTCCGCCAGACCCTGTACACCGCGCTGGGCGATGTAGACAACGCCTTGTCCGCCCGCCAACAGTACCGCCAGCAAGCCGTGTTGCTGGCGCAGGTGCTGCAGGCCGCCACCGAGGCCGAGCGCCTGTACGAAGTGCGCTACCGCGCCGGTGCCGTGGCCCTGAAACCCTGGCTGGATGCCCAAACCGCCCGCCGCAACGCCGAGATCGCCCTGGCCGAGAACCGCCTGAACCAGTTCAACAACCACGCCACCCTGGTGCTGGCGCTGGGCGGCGATGCGGTGATGCCATAGGGCTTGAGTGCTATTGTTAACGTAGCTGCTCTCGCTTATATTTATTGGGTTAAAGCCGATTTTTTCTTGTAAATTAGAGGGCGACCCCTGATTTTCAAGAAAGACAGCCATGCCCCCTGTGACCCTCTCCCCACCGCCCCTGCTGCCCTTGCGCATAGGCTGCGCCGCCGGGTTCTCCGGCGACCGGGTCGATGCGGCGCAGGCGGTGGTGGACAGCCTGGTCGCCCAGGGTGGCCCGGCGGTCCTGATATTTGAAACCCTGGCCGAGCGCACCCTGGCCCTGGCCCAGTTGCGCCGCAGGAACGACCCGCAGGCCGGGTACGAGCCCCTGCTGGACGCGCTGCTGCGCCCGGTGCTGGCGCGTTGCCTGGCGCACGGCATCCGCATCATCAGCAACTTTGGCGCGGCCCACCCGCGGGCGGCGGCGCAGCACATCCAGCGCATGGCACACGAGCTGGGCCTGGCCGTACCGCGCATTGCGGTGGTGTGGGGCGATGACGTGTCGGGGCCTGCCTACCAGTCCGCTTTGCGGGACGAGTTGGGGCCGATGTTTGACACCCTCCCGGTGGTCAGCGCCAATGCCTATATTGGGGCGGAGCCAATTGCCGACGCGCTGCTGGCGGGCGCGCAGATCGTGGTGTGTGGCCGCGTGGCCGACCCCTCGCTCACCGTGGGCCCGGCGCTGGCGCATTTTGGCTGGGCGCGCGACGACTGGCCCCGCTTAGGCGCGGCCACCATGGCCGGGCATTTGCTGGAGTGCGGCGCGCAGGTCTGCGGCGGCTACTTTGCCGACCCCGGCTTCAAAGACGTGCCCGGCCTGGCCACCGTGGGCTATCCCATCGCCACGCTGCAGGCCGATGGCAGCTGCAGCATCACCAAGGCCGATGCAACGGGCGGCCTGGTCAGCCTGGCCACGGTGAAAGAACAACTGCTGTACGAGGTGCACGACCCTGCCGCCTACCTCACCCCCGACGTGGTGGCCGACATTACGGCCGCCCGCGTGGCCCAGACCGGCCCCGACGTGGTGGCCCTGCAAGGTGTGCAAGGCCACGCCCGGCCCGCGTCGCTGAAGGTCAACGTCTGCTACGAGGGAGGCTGGCTGGCCGAAGGCGAAATCTCCTACGCCGGGCCGCGGGCCGAGGGCCGCGCCCGGCTGGCCGCCGAGGTGCTGCGCCAGCGCCTGCCGCAACTGGCGCTGCGGGTGGACCTGATCGGCGTGCTGAGTGTGCTGGCCGACGACAGCGGCGGCTTGCTGGCCAATACGCCGCCGGGCGAAGCGAGAGATGTGCGCCTGCGGGTGGCCGCCAGCCATGCCGACAAGGCCCAGGCCGAGTGCCTGTGCCGCGAAGTCACCGCCCTGTACACCTGCGGCCCGGCGGGCGGCGGCGGGGTGCGCACCACGCTCACTGCGCGGCTGAACACGGTGTCGTGCCTGCTACCCCGCACCCTGGTGCCCACCGGATTTACCCTGCTGGAGGCCGCATGACAGATACCTTCCCCCTCTACCGCGCCGCCCACAGCCGCACCGGCGACAAAGGCAACCGCTCCAATCTCAGCGTCATCGCCTACCGCCCCGAACTGTTCGCCCTGCTGGAGCAGCAGGTCACCGCCCAGGCGGTGGCGGCCCACTTTGCCCACAAACAGCCCAAAACCGTGGAACGCTACGTGTTACCGGCGCTGCAAGCCATGAATTTTGTACTGGATGAGGTGCTGGACGGCGGCGTGAACGGTGCGCTGAACCTGGACAGCCACGGCAAGGCCCTGTCGTACTGGCTGCTGGATTTGCCCCTGACAATCCCCCCCGCACTCCAAGTTTTTCTGCAACCCGAACACTAAACGAGACACCTTATGCGCCGCAATCTTTTGACCCTCGCTGCCGCCATGGCCGCTGCCGCCCTGTTCAGCACCGCCAGCCAGGCCCAGAGCTTCCCCGACAAGACCGTCACCTTCATCGTGCCGTTTGCTGCCGGTAGCGCCACCGACCTGCTGGCCCGCGCCCTGGCCCAGGCGGTCACGCTGGATGCCAAGGTCAGCGTGGTGGTGGACAACAAGCCCGGCGGCAACGCCTTCATCGGCGCACAGGCGGCGGCCAGGGCCAAGCCCGACGGCTACACCGTGCTGATCGCCACCAACACCACCCACGCCGCCAACGAGCACCTGTTCAAAAAGCTGCCCTACGACCCGGTGAAAGACTTTGAACCCCTGACGCTGCTGGGCCGGGGCGGCCAGATCATGCTGGTCAACCCCAGCCTGGGCGTGAACACCGTGGCCGAGTTCGTCAAGCTGGCCAAGTCCAAGCCCGGCAAACTCAGCTTCGGCTCGGGCAGCTCGTCCAGCCGCATCGCGGGCGAGCTGTTCAAGCAAATGGCCGGGGCCTATATCGTGGCCATTCCCTACCGCAGCAACCCGCCCGCCGTGACCGACCTGATCGGCGGCCAGATCGACGTGATGATCACCGACATGGCCACCGGTCTGCCCCAGGTCAAGGGCGGCAAGCTCAAGGCGCTGGGCGTGTCCACCCTGCAGCGTAGCCCGCTGGCCCCCGATGTGCCCACCATCAGCGAGGCTGGCGTCAAAGGCTACGAAATGACCTACTGGTTTGCCGCCTACGCCCCCGCCGGTACGCCCGCGCCGGTGGTGGCCCGGCTGAACGAGCTGCTGGTCAAGGCCGCCAAGAGCAGCACCGCCGCCAGCTTCTACCAGAGCACCGGCACCGAAATCACCACCACCACGCCCGAAGGCCTGCGCAAGGTACAGGCCGACGAGTCGGTAAAGTGGGGCAAGATCATCCAGGCGGCAGGCATTGCGCCGGAGTAAGTGGCAATTGCTACGGTTTTAGTAGCTGCTTGCGCTGATGGTATGGGCGGTAGCGGCCTAAAAAGCTTGTAAAAATCAAGCCCCCGCCTGCCGCGTGCTGTGGCCTACAGGCCAAACGGCCAGATGTCCTGGACGGTTTGCGACAGGATGTACTGGCGCTCGGCGGCGGGCAGAAAGCCCAGGTGGTCGCGGTACACGGCGACCATCTTGTCGTAGGGCAGTTCGCTGAGCGAGATCGGCCAGTCGGTACCCCACATCAGGCGCTTGGCACCAAAGCGGTCGTACACGCGCTTCACCTGGTCGAACGCATCGGCATAGGGATAGGCCTGTTTGGACAGGCGCGGCACGTGCGATATCTTCACGTACACCCGGGGGAAGCGCGCCAGGGCCAGCAAGGGCTCCAGCAGCTGCGGCTGGTCGGGTGGCACGTCGGCCATGTGGTCGATCACCACGGTCAGATCCGGGTTCTTCTCGATCAGCGGCACCAGGTCGGCCATGCGCGCACCCGAGGCCAGCACCGTCATCGGCACCTTGAGCTCGGCGCAGCGCCGCCACAGCGGTGCCATCAGCGGGCCGCGGATCCAGTCGCCATCGGCCTGGTCGGACGGGCTCAGGCGCACGCCGCGAAAGCCCTGCTCCAGCGTCAGCCGACTCAGGTGGTCGGGCGCGGCCGGGTCTTCGGGGTTGACGCGGGCAATACCGTGGAACTGGCCCGGGTAGCGCTTGAGCACATCGGCCAGGTAGCTGTTGTCCCAACGGTAGTGGATGACCTGCACGATGACGGTGCGCGCCACGCCGTTGGCCTGCATCAGGTCCAGCAGCATCTCGGCGCTGGCATCGAACTCCGGCGGCTTGCGGCCCTGGGCGAACGGGAAGGCCGGGTCGCGCTTCCACACATGGACATGCGAGTCGATCAGCAGGGGCGCGGCTTGCGCCGCCAGGGAGGGGGACAGATGCGCCAAGGGCGCGGCCAGGGATGCGGCAAGAACGCGGCGGCGGTTCAACATCAAAATCTCCCGGCTAAACCGCCGCGACGGTGGCCTCGGCCATGTCACGGCTGTACGAGCGGCTCGAATCCACCAGCATGCGGGTGTAGGGGTGCTGGGCAGCGTTGTTGCACAGGGCGTCGGTACCCAGGCTCTCCACAATGCTGCCGTGCTGCATTACCGCCACCTGGTCGCACAGGTGGGCCACCACGCCCAGGTCGTGGGTCACCATCAAGTAGGTGAGGCCGTCGCGCTCGCGCAGGTCGGCCAGCAGGTTCAAGATTTCGGCCTGCACCGACACGTCGAGGGCCGAGGTGGGTTCGTCCAGCAGCAGCACGCGGGGCTCCAGGATCAGGGCGCGGGCAATCGCCACGCGCTGGCGCTGGCCGCCCGAGAGCTGGTGCGGGTAGCGGAAGCGGAAGCTGCTGTTCAGGCCCACCTTGGTGAGGATGCTTTCGATGCGGTCGCGCTCCTGGTCCATGCCATGGATGCGCAGCGGCTCGGCCAGCACGGTGTGGATGGTGTGGCGCGGGTGCAGCGAACCGTAGGGGTCCTGGAACACCATTTGCACGCCGCGGCATTGGGCCAGTTTTTGGACGCGGTCCAGCTTGTGGCCCAGGGCGCGGCCTGCAATCTGCAAGTTGCCTTCCCAGTGGGTGTACTGCCCGGCCAGGCAGCGCAGCACCGTGGTTTTGCCCGAGCCCGATTCGCCCACCAGCCCAAAGGACTGGCCCTCGCGCACCTGCAGGTTGACGTTGTTGAGCACGTTGACGGACCCGAAGGCCAGGTGCAGGGCGTTGACATCGATCATGGTCATGGTGAAGTCCTTATGCGCCTTTTAGGCACTTTTTAGGCAGTGAGCCAGGTGGGGTCGCGTTGCAGCACGGGCAGGCGCGCACGGCGCTGGTCCAGGCTGGGCAGGGCGCTGAGCAGGCCCCGGGTGTAGGGGTGCTGGGCGTTGTCCAGGTCGGCGGCGGCAATGCTTTCCACCACCCGCCCGGCGTACATCACCAGCACGCGGTCGCAAAAATGCCGCACCAGGTTCAGGTCGTGGCTGATGAACACCAGGCCCAGGCCGCGCTGGCCCACCAGGTCGTCCAGTACGGCCAGCACCTGCAGGCGCACCGACACGTCCAGGGCCGAGGTGGGTTCATCGGCAATCAGGATCTCGGGCTCGGTGATGAGCATCATGGCAATCATGATGCGCTGGCCCATGCCGCCCGAGACCTCGTGCGGGTACAGGTTGAACACCCGCTGCGGCTCGCGGATGCGCACCGACTCCAGCATGGCCAGGGCGCGCTCAACGGCCTCGGCCCGCGGCACCTTGTTGTGCGCCAGGTAGGCCTCGGCGATCTGCTGGCCCACGCGCACCACCGGGTTCAGCGAGTACTTGGGGTCTTGCATGATCATCGACATGCGCTTGCCCCGGATGTCCTGCATGGTCTTGGGGCTGGCGTCCAGCAGGTCGATGCCGTCGAAGGCCAGCTTGCGCGCTTCGATCTTGGCACTGCGCGGGTGCAGCTTGAGCAGGGCCCGGCCCACGGTGGATTTGCCGGAGCCGGATTCGCCCACGATGGCCAGCTTTTCCCGCGACAGGTTGAACGACACGCCGCGCACGGCGTGCATGGGGCCGTCGGGGGTGGCGAAGCGGATGTGCAGGTCTTCGACTTGCAACTTGGGGGTAGAAGAAGCGTTTTGCATGGCAGGTTTACTCATTGCGGGGGTCGAGCACATCCCGCAGGCCATCGCCCAGCAGGTTGAAGGCCAGGCTGACCAGCATGATGGCGGCACCGGGCGTGGCCACCAGCCACCAGCACTCCATCATGTAGCGGCGGCCACTGGAGATCATCGCGCCCCACTCGGGCAGCGGCGGCTGGGCACCCAGGCCCAGAAAGCCCAGGCCCGCAGCGGTCAGGATCACGCTGGCCATGTTCATGGTCAGGCGCACCACCACCGACGACATCAGCATCGGCGCGATGTAGCGCAGCAGAATGCGGCCGCTGGAGGCGCCCTGCAGCTGGGCTGCCACCACAAAGTCGGCGTTGCGCAGCGACAGGGTTTCGGCCCGTGCCAGCCGCGCAATCGGCGGCCAGGCGGTCAGCGCAATCGCAATCACCGCATGGTCCAGCCCCGGGCCGAGGGCGGCCACGAAGGCC
This sequence is a window from Rhodoferax sp. WC2427. Protein-coding genes within it:
- a CDS encoding ABC transporter ATP-binding protein, giving the protein MIDVNALHLAFGSVNVLNNVNLQVREGQSFGLVGESGSGKTTVLRCLAGQYTHWEGNLQIAGRALGHKLDRVQKLAQCRGVQMVFQDPYGSLHPRHTIHTVLAEPLRIHGMDQERDRIESILTKVGLNSSFRFRYPHQLSGGQRQRVAIARALILEPRVLLLDEPTSALDVSVQAEILNLLADLRERDGLTYLMVTHDLGVVAHLCDQVAVMQHGSIVESLGTDALCNNAAQHPYTRMLVDSSRSYSRDMAEATVAAV
- a CDS encoding acyclic terpene utilization AtuA family protein, whose amino-acid sequence is MPPVTLSPPPLLPLRIGCAAGFSGDRVDAAQAVVDSLVAQGGPAVLIFETLAERTLALAQLRRRNDPQAGYEPLLDALLRPVLARCLAHGIRIISNFGAAHPRAAAQHIQRMAHELGLAVPRIAVVWGDDVSGPAYQSALRDELGPMFDTLPVVSANAYIGAEPIADALLAGAQIVVCGRVADPSLTVGPALAHFGWARDDWPRLGAATMAGHLLECGAQVCGGYFADPGFKDVPGLATVGYPIATLQADGSCSITKADATGGLVSLATVKEQLLYEVHDPAAYLTPDVVADITAARVAQTGPDVVALQGVQGHARPASLKVNVCYEGGWLAEGEISYAGPRAEGRARLAAEVLRQRLPQLALRVDLIGVLSVLADDSGGLLANTPPGEARDVRLRVAASHADKAQAECLCREVTALYTCGPAGGGGVRTTLTARLNTVSCLLPRTLVPTGFTLLEAA
- a CDS encoding Bug family tripartite tricarboxylate transporter substrate binding protein; this translates as MRRNLLTLAAAMAAAALFSTASQAQSFPDKTVTFIVPFAAGSATDLLARALAQAVTLDAKVSVVVDNKPGGNAFIGAQAAARAKPDGYTVLIATNTTHAANEHLFKKLPYDPVKDFEPLTLLGRGGQIMLVNPSLGVNTVAEFVKLAKSKPGKLSFGSGSSSSRIAGELFKQMAGAYIVAIPYRSNPPAVTDLIGGQIDVMITDMATGLPQVKGGKLKALGVSTLQRSPLAPDVPTISEAGVKGYEMTYWFAAYAPAGTPAPVVARLNELLVKAAKSSTAASFYQSTGTEITTTTPEGLRKVQADESVKWGKIIQAAGIAPE
- a CDS encoding amidohydrolase codes for the protein MLNRRRVLAASLAAPLAHLSPSLAAQAAPLLIDSHVHVWKRDPAFPFAQGRKPPEFDASAEMLLDLMQANGVARTVIVQVIHYRWDNSYLADVLKRYPGQFHGIARVNPEDPAAPDHLSRLTLEQGFRGVRLSPSDQADGDWIRGPLMAPLWRRCAELKVPMTVLASGARMADLVPLIEKNPDLTVVIDHMADVPPDQPQLLEPLLALARFPRVYVKISHVPRLSKQAYPYADAFDQVKRVYDRFGAKRLMWGTDWPISLSELPYDKMVAVYRDHLGFLPAAERQYILSQTVQDIWPFGL
- a CDS encoding efflux transporter outer membrane subunit, which encodes MLHSKTTLLYALLLSGCASLQTPYTAPVTQVPAQWQYASATTAMGSDPWWTRFNDPVLNQLVEQALLRNNNLAAATIRVRQAQLQAGLAENRPNFSGSLNTSASRALEGNASTARSSGASLGASYEIDLWNKLGSQRDVALWEARATEQDRAATALALVGTTAQLYWQLGYLHQRRAANQSNIANAEKTLQLVQAQANAGAVGGLELAEARQSLLALQASDTTLQQQAVAASTALALLFDATPGSPPAQPQTLPQSPLPEVAAGLPAELLARRPDLRAAELRLRESHATIAATRASYYPALTLTGALGTSSTSLLNLLSNPVASLGLGLSLPFLNQKEMDLNIQVAQAQSEAAVVNFRQTLYTALGDVDNALSARQQYRQQAVLLAQVLQAATEAERLYEVRYRAGAVALKPWLDAQTARRNAEIALAENRLNQFNNHATLVLALGGDAVMP